The candidate division WOR-3 bacterium genome segment GCTATGCGGTTATGCCCAATCTCGGCGTCGGGGTCGGGGCCAAGTTCATCTACTCATTCCTGGTGCCGGACTGGGTCTGGGCGGCGATGCCGGAACTCGGCATCGAGGCGGGCGGCACCGGTATCACCTGGGCCCTGGACGCGGGCGCTCTGTACAAGCCGTTCGACTTCCTGAACGTCGGACTCGCGTTGTCGAACATAGGACCGAACATCTCATACACCTCTTCCGGCGAATCCGATCCTCTGCCGCGCATGCTGCGTCTCGGCGCATCTTACTTCCCGGTCAAGAACGACGTCGTGTCCGTGGCCGTAGTCCCCGAGATCTCGAAAATCCTGGTCGGGATGTTCTACGACACGACCGGCACCAAGACATTCAACCGCAAGCTGCAGGAAGAGATGCGTGATGCCTGGAAATCAATCGGGGTCGAGGCCAAGTTCGTCAACCTGCTCTATGCCAGGCTCGGCTACTTTGAGGATCTGACCGGTCAGCGTGGCGGCATCGTGCTGGAAAAAGAGGACAGCCAGACATACCACTACGGGATCGGTGACGTGCTGATCCGCAGGAACCTCGGGAGCTTCAAGTCCATCGGCCTCTGCTTTGGAATCGGTGTCGAGTACGCGAAGTTCAAGTTTGACCTGAGCGTGGACCAGTTGATCTACGACTTCCCGACCTCGAACTACAAGTTCTCCTTCTCCTACCAGTTCTAGAGCAAGTTGACTGCAGTCCCGGCGCATTCGACAGGACGAGTCTATGCCTAATCTGACCGTCGTCGGCGCGCAGTGGGGGGACGAGGGCAAGGGCAAGGCGGTTGACTTTCTTGCCCGCAGCGCGGGGGTGGTCGCCCGGTTCCAGGGTGGTCCGAATGCCGGGCACACGGTCTGCGTAGAGCGAAGCACATTCACGTTCCACCAGATACCGTCGGCCATTCTCAGTCCGAAAGCTACCTGTGTCATCGGCTGCGGATGCGTCATCGATCCATACGTGTTCGAGCACGAACTGGCCGCGTTGCGCCGGAAGAAAGTGCCTCTCGGCCAGCGGCTTGTGGTCGACTGCCGGGCGCAGATGATCCTACCCTATCACAAGCAACTCGACCGCCTGCGGGACGAGCAGTCGTCCAGGCAGCGTATCGGCACTACCGGCCGCGGCATCGGTCCGGCCTACGCGGATAAGGTGAACCGGACCGGCATCCGTGCCGGTGATTTGCTCTCGGAAGAGGTCTTCAACGACAAGCTGAAGCACAACCTGGCCGCTGCCAACTT includes the following:
- a CDS encoding PorV/PorQ family protein — its product is MRKKACWLVFAALLGVATASQNPGAVFLMIWPAARPTGLGGAFTALADDASSVYYNQGAMAFLQGTHATLMHSNWLPGLYPGMYYEYAGITHQLPGYGSVGGNIIYLTTGETDVVNDRGDFLGRYTTFDVAVAGGYGYAVMPNLGVGVGAKFIYSFLVPDWVWAAMPELGIEAGGTGITWALDAGALYKPFDFLNVGLALSNIGPNISYTSSGESDPLPRMLRLGASYFPVKNDVVSVAVVPEISKILVGMFYDTTGTKTFNRKLQEEMRDAWKSIGVEAKFVNLLYARLGYFEDLTGQRGGIVLEKEDSQTYHYGIGDVLIRRNLGSFKSIGLCFGIGVEYAKFKFDLSVDQLIYDFPTSNYKFSFSYQF